One window of Botrimarina mediterranea genomic DNA carries:
- the aroB gene encoding 3-dehydroquinate synthase: protein MSNEAATVRVSLAERSYDIQIGEGLLDQAVEFVTSRGGARHVVVITDANVDELYGDALADRFVDAGVESHVLVVEAGEPSKSTDVVADLWQTMLDEGCDRQTVVIAVGGGVVGDIAGFVAATFARGLRFFQVPTTLLAQVDSSVGGKTGVNLEGAKNMVGAFWQPDGVLIDTAVLKTLPEEEFCAGLAEVVKYGVILDAEFFAYLEANADAIMDRDPAALRTIIQRSCRLKADVVEADEREETGLRAKLNYGHTFGHALEAATGYSELLHGEAVAIGMACASRLAQSMGRIDAEATDRQVKLLERFELPTAIPEGIDLGELSALMWRDKKVKDGEVRFVLPTRIGEVETVASPGDDLVLASMRTS from the coding sequence ATGAGCAACGAAGCCGCTACCGTCCGCGTCTCCCTCGCCGAACGGAGTTACGACATCCAGATCGGTGAGGGTCTGTTGGACCAGGCGGTCGAGTTCGTCACCTCGCGCGGCGGCGCGCGGCACGTGGTGGTCATCACCGACGCCAACGTCGACGAGCTCTACGGCGACGCCCTGGCGGACCGCTTCGTCGACGCCGGCGTCGAGTCGCACGTGCTCGTCGTCGAGGCCGGCGAGCCGAGCAAGTCGACCGACGTCGTGGCCGACCTCTGGCAGACGATGCTCGACGAAGGCTGCGACCGGCAGACCGTCGTCATCGCCGTCGGCGGCGGTGTCGTGGGCGACATCGCCGGCTTCGTCGCGGCGACCTTCGCCCGCGGGTTGCGGTTCTTCCAAGTACCGACGACGCTGCTCGCGCAGGTCGATAGCTCGGTGGGCGGCAAGACGGGCGTCAACCTCGAGGGCGCCAAGAACATGGTCGGCGCCTTCTGGCAACCCGACGGCGTGCTGATCGACACGGCCGTCCTTAAAACCCTCCCCGAAGAAGAGTTCTGCGCGGGCCTCGCCGAGGTGGTGAAGTACGGCGTGATCCTCGACGCCGAGTTCTTCGCGTACCTCGAAGCCAATGCCGACGCGATCATGGATCGCGACCCGGCCGCCCTGCGCACGATCATCCAGCGGAGCTGCCGCCTCAAGGCCGACGTGGTCGAGGCCGACGAGCGCGAAGAGACCGGCCTGCGGGCCAAGCTCAACTACGGCCACACGTTCGGCCACGCCCTCGAAGCGGCGACAGGCTACAGCGAACTTCTGCACGGCGAAGCCGTGGCGATCGGCATGGCATGCGCCTCGCGGCTCGCGCAGAGCATGGGCCGGATCGACGCCGAGGCGACCGATCGCCAAGTGAAACTCTTGGAGCGATTCGAGTTGCCGACGGCGATCCCCGAAGGCATCGATCTCGGTGAACTTTCCGCCCTGATGTGGCGTGACAAAAAGGTAAAGGACGGCGAAGTCCGTTTCGTGTTGCCGACGCGCATCGGCGAGGTTGAAACCGTCGCCAGCCCCGGCGACGACTTGGTGCTGGCGTCGATGCGAACGTCCTAA
- a CDS encoding ParA family protein produces MHTLAVINQKGGVGKTTTAVNLAASLARAGQRVGLIDLDPQAHASLHLGADPKRPSATTYDLLTGDATLDEVWFDTAEGVRVAPAHIDLAAAEMELASVVGREMILRDKLVGAEAQFDYVLVDCPPSLGVLTLNALSAVEDVFLPLQPHFLALHGLSKLMTTVGLVADRLNPRLKMAGVVLCMYESGVRLSAEVAADVEAYFGQLRQRGGPWRHVRLYDSRVRRNIRLAEAPSHGQSIFQYDAKSRGAEDYSALAGEVLAYYAGRELLAAA; encoded by the coding sequence ATGCACACGCTCGCCGTCATCAATCAGAAGGGAGGCGTTGGCAAGACGACCACGGCCGTCAACCTGGCGGCGTCGCTCGCCCGGGCCGGGCAACGCGTCGGGCTGATCGACCTCGATCCCCAGGCCCACGCCTCGCTGCACCTCGGCGCCGACCCCAAGCGGCCGTCGGCGACCACCTACGACCTGCTGACCGGCGACGCCACGCTCGACGAGGTCTGGTTCGACACGGCCGAGGGCGTGCGGGTGGCGCCGGCCCATATCGACCTCGCCGCGGCGGAGATGGAGCTGGCGAGCGTCGTCGGCCGGGAGATGATCCTCCGCGACAAGCTCGTCGGCGCCGAGGCCCAGTTCGACTACGTCCTGGTGGACTGCCCACCGTCGCTGGGCGTGCTAACGCTCAACGCGTTGTCGGCGGTCGAGGACGTCTTCCTGCCGCTCCAGCCGCACTTCCTGGCCCTGCACGGCCTCAGCAAGCTGATGACCACCGTCGGCCTCGTGGCGGACCGGCTCAACCCGCGGCTGAAGATGGCGGGCGTCGTGCTCTGTATGTATGAGTCGGGCGTCCGGCTCTCGGCCGAGGTCGCCGCCGACGTCGAGGCCTACTTCGGGCAGCTCCGCCAGCGCGGCGGCCCCTGGCGGCACGTCCGGCTGTACGACAGCCGCGTCCGCCGCAATATCCGCCTCGCCGAGGCCCCCAGCCACGGTCAGTCGATCTTCCAGTATGACGCCAAGAGCCGCGGCGCCGAGGACTACAGCGCCCTGGCGGGCGAGGTTCTGGCGTACTACGCGGGGCGGGAGTTGCTCGCAGCGGCGTGA
- a CDS encoding RNA polymerase sigma factor → MTKQATEDRTINLAALRETALEQLTDEQLLALHQEGDEDRPYLATLIQRYERELYSFLRRYLGDAALAEDAFQATFLQVHRKGHLFDSGRKFRPWLYTVATNRAIDLQRRNKRHQAVSLNRSARAENSDSGSLIDLLPSGETGPGERFESAERTEWVRRAVASLPEPLQQVVSLVYFRGMKYREAADELQVPVGTVKSRLHSAVGSLGQQWREAHPAT, encoded by the coding sequence ATGACCAAGCAAGCCACGGAAGATCGGACCATCAACCTCGCCGCCCTGCGGGAGACGGCCCTGGAGCAGCTCACCGACGAGCAACTCCTGGCCCTCCACCAAGAGGGTGACGAAGACCGTCCCTACCTCGCCACGCTGATCCAGCGTTACGAGCGGGAGCTCTATAGCTTCCTCCGCCGTTATCTGGGCGACGCCGCCCTGGCCGAAGACGCCTTCCAGGCCACGTTCCTCCAGGTCCACCGCAAGGGGCACCTGTTCGACTCGGGCCGGAAGTTCCGTCCCTGGCTGTACACGGTCGCTACGAACCGGGCGATCGACCTGCAACGCCGGAACAAGCGTCACCAAGCGGTCAGCCTGAACCGCTCGGCCCGCGCCGAAAACTCCGACAGCGGCTCGCTGATCGACCTGTTGCCCTCGGGCGAAACGGGTCCCGGCGAACGCTTCGAGTCGGCCGAGCGTACAGAGTGGGTGAGGCGAGCCGTCGCCAGCCTGCCGGAGCCTCTCCAGCAGGTGGTGTCGCTCGTCTACTTCCGCGGCATGAAGTACCGCGAGGCGGCCGACGAACTCCAGGTGCCGGTTGGCACCGTGAAGAGTCGGTTGCACTCGGCGGTCGGCAGCCTCGGCCAGCAGTGGCGTGAAGCCCACCCGGCGACCTGA
- a CDS encoding acetate and sugar kinases/Hsc70/actin family protein: MCDEDEQLVRYYFGELSDAEKAAFEQRLVDEPDLAERLETFSRCVDAHQGAECCEESEPEKVPVPRRLADRTAHAILAGHLERAGECVGRKRYNLVEVVAIGVAATFLGGLILPAIEASRESSRRDQCAFNLATLGQGLQSYSQDHGHIPQIGLTQNAGLFTLMLAEGRYFDREELQRSLVCPSSNLSQMIADGELKVIIPTREHLEAANAEQLLELQRLMAGSYAYRIGYFQGRSFIPFGGKGGCRSAILADTPTLASGTEVVSRHHGKCGQNVLFGDGHVAFVSSCWAPDDVDHLYLNDDNQLAAGHDEYDIVLLPGDVTPLGVQLFELGE; this comes from the coding sequence ATGTGCGACGAAGACGAACAACTAGTCCGATACTACTTCGGCGAACTTTCGGACGCCGAGAAGGCCGCGTTTGAGCAGCGCCTTGTTGATGAGCCGGACCTTGCCGAGCGGCTCGAGACTTTCAGCCGGTGTGTCGACGCCCATCAGGGCGCCGAATGCTGCGAAGAATCGGAGCCGGAGAAAGTCCCCGTCCCTCGACGCCTCGCTGACCGCACGGCCCACGCCATCCTGGCCGGCCACTTAGAGCGCGCCGGCGAGTGCGTCGGCCGCAAGCGGTACAACCTCGTCGAGGTCGTCGCGATTGGCGTCGCGGCGACGTTCCTGGGCGGACTGATCCTGCCGGCGATCGAAGCGAGCCGCGAGTCGTCTCGTCGCGACCAATGCGCGTTCAACCTTGCGACTCTGGGTCAAGGCCTGCAGAGCTATTCGCAAGACCACGGCCACATCCCGCAGATCGGTCTTACCCAAAACGCCGGCCTCTTTACGTTGATGCTCGCCGAGGGGCGGTACTTCGACCGAGAAGAGCTTCAAAGGTCGCTCGTCTGCCCCTCTTCGAATCTCAGTCAGATGATCGCTGACGGTGAGTTGAAGGTTATCATCCCGACGCGCGAACATCTTGAAGCGGCCAACGCCGAGCAACTCCTCGAACTGCAACGGCTCATGGCGGGGAGTTACGCCTACCGCATCGGTTACTTCCAGGGACGCAGTTTCATTCCCTTCGGCGGCAAAGGCGGCTGCCGTTCGGCGATCCTAGCGGACACGCCTACCCTGGCGAGTGGGACCGAGGTTGTCAGCCGCCATCACGGCAAGTGCGGCCAGAACGTCCTCTTCGGCGACGGGCACGTCGCTTTTGTCTCGAGTTGTTGGGCGCCCGACGACGTCGACCACCTCTACCTCAACGACGACAACCAGCTCGCCGCCGGCCACGACGAATACGACATCGTGCTGCTCCCCGGCGACGTAACGCCCCTGGGCGTGCAGCTCTTCGAGCTCGGCGAGTAA
- a CDS encoding ABC transporter ATP-binding protein yields the protein MSSAVIDVQNLRTYFHTEEGVVRAVDDISFRVDEGRTLGIVGESGSGKSVTSLSIMRLLSSSAKIESGSIALLGKDLVQLPEPQMRTLRGATVSMIFQEPMTSLNPVFTVGAQVMEALRLHQGMSNAEARQRTIELFEEVGIPKPQQSVDKYPHQMSGGQKQRVMIAMALSCDPELLIADEPTTALDVTIQSQILDILRRLRDSRGMSILFITHDLGVIAEIADDVLVMYRGKMVEYGSVLDIFRDPKHPYTKGLLACRPRLDSKYRLLPTVSEFMATEEVTLADGTKDVRVVEKQLTDADIERMTTHGRGRLLHPKSELAAMGHPWEEGHHAPDTKAVEEGATPLLEVSDLQVHFPVRRGLLARVVDHTKAVDGVSFKVYRGQTLGLVGESGCGKTTAGRAILRLIEPTAGTVKFEGVDVGSLGSGELRKLRRKMQIIFQDPYGSLNPRMTVESTIVEPMNVHGLGGNRSQRRERAAALLEEVDLKPEHLRRYPHEFSGGQRQRICIARALAVEPEFLVCDESVSALDVSVQAQVLNLLKRLQESRGLTYIFISHDLSVVKFMADMMAVMNGGKIVEFGPSENIYANPREEYTRKLISATPDDDIEQICQRSEEREKRRAARA from the coding sequence ATGTCATCAGCCGTCATCGACGTTCAGAACCTTCGCACTTACTTCCACACCGAAGAGGGCGTCGTTCGGGCGGTGGACGACATTTCGTTCCGGGTGGATGAGGGACGCACGCTCGGCATTGTGGGCGAGAGCGGGTCGGGGAAGAGCGTGACGTCGCTGTCGATCATGCGGCTGTTGTCCTCGTCGGCGAAGATCGAGTCCGGCTCGATCGCGCTGCTGGGGAAGGACCTCGTGCAGCTCCCTGAGCCGCAGATGCGCACTCTCCGCGGCGCGACGGTGAGCATGATCTTTCAAGAGCCGATGACGTCGCTGAACCCGGTGTTCACGGTCGGCGCCCAGGTGATGGAAGCCCTGCGGCTGCACCAGGGGATGTCGAACGCCGAGGCCCGGCAGCGCACTATCGAGCTGTTCGAAGAGGTCGGCATCCCCAAGCCCCAGCAGTCGGTCGACAAGTACCCGCACCAGATGTCAGGCGGGCAGAAGCAGCGTGTGATGATCGCGATGGCCCTGTCGTGCGACCCCGAGCTGTTGATCGCCGACGAGCCCACCACGGCGCTCGACGTGACGATCCAGTCGCAGATCCTCGACATCCTGCGGCGCCTGCGCGACTCGCGCGGCATGTCGATCCTGTTCATCACGCACGACTTGGGCGTCATCGCCGAGATCGCCGACGACGTGCTGGTGATGTACCGCGGCAAGATGGTCGAGTACGGCTCGGTGCTCGACATTTTTCGTGATCCCAAGCATCCCTACACGAAGGGACTGCTCGCTTGCCGCCCGCGACTCGACTCGAAGTACCGCCTGTTGCCGACCGTGAGCGAATTCATGGCGACCGAGGAGGTGACTCTCGCCGATGGCACGAAGGACGTGCGTGTCGTCGAGAAGCAGCTCACCGACGCCGACATCGAGCGGATGACCACGCACGGCCGCGGCCGGCTGCTGCACCCCAAGAGCGAACTCGCCGCGATGGGTCACCCGTGGGAGGAGGGGCATCACGCCCCGGACACCAAGGCCGTCGAAGAGGGCGCTACGCCGCTGCTCGAAGTGAGCGACCTTCAGGTCCACTTCCCGGTGCGCCGTGGCTTGCTTGCGAGGGTCGTCGATCACACGAAGGCCGTGGATGGCGTGTCGTTCAAGGTCTACCGCGGCCAGACGCTCGGCCTCGTCGGCGAGTCGGGTTGCGGCAAGACGACGGCGGGCCGGGCAATCCTGCGTCTCATCGAGCCCACCGCCGGCACGGTTAAGTTCGAAGGCGTCGATGTCGGCTCGCTCGGTTCGGGCGAACTCCGCAAGCTCCGCCGCAAGATGCAGATCATCTTCCAAGACCCGTACGGCTCGCTGAATCCGCGGATGACAGTCGAGTCGACGATTGTCGAGCCGATGAACGTCCACGGCCTCGGCGGCAACCGGTCGCAGCGTCGCGAACGCGCCGCCGCGCTGCTGGAGGAAGTGGACCTCAAGCCCGAGCACCTGCGGCGCTACCCCCACGAGTTCTCCGGCGGCCAGCGGCAACGCATCTGCATCGCGCGGGCGCTGGCGGTGGAGCCCGAGTTCCTCGTCTGCGACGAATCGGTTTCGGCGCTCGACGTGTCGGTGCAGGCCCAGGTGCTGAACCTGCTGAAGCGACTGCAAGAGAGCCGCGGCCTCACCTACATCTTCATCAGCCACGACCTGTCGGTCGTGAAGTTCATGGCCGACATGATGGCGGTGATGAACGGCGGCAAGATCGTCGAGTTCGGCCCGTCCGAGAACATCTACGCCAATCCGCGCGAGGAGTACACCCGCAAGCTGATCAGCGCGACGCCCGACGACGACATCGAGCAAATCTGCCAGCGCAGCGAAGAGCGCGAGAAGAGGCGGGCGGCGCGGGCTTAA
- a CDS encoding ABC transporter permease, producing the protein MVKSPEASKKTAPQSPGYWRQTWRRFRRNRLALVALAYVLVLLVIAVLAPVIVGTKPIVTRYKGDIHFPFLGYYNRGWESTIFRDDRVLNRYPIKLQDNDPESWAVWPLVYQDPYRRVRTQDFAERERDESGERVWRYAEGWEDYEENPSGADGKPSRQNWFGVNQQGFDVFAQMVHGTQTALSVGFIAMGIAAAIGITVGSLAGYFGGWVDIALSRVIELVMCIPALVLILALVALLNKVSNFHLMVVIGITSWTGIARLARGEVMKIKQLEYVTAARALGVPWPRIVLRHVLRNALAPVLVPITFGIASAILIEAGLSYLGFGASPPNPSWGTLLQSGRKAIQEMWWLIVFPGVAIFLTVLAYNLIGEGLQEATDPRLSEAD; encoded by the coding sequence GTGGTTAAATCCCCCGAAGCCTCGAAAAAGACGGCCCCCCAGTCGCCCGGCTACTGGCGTCAGACTTGGCGCCGTTTCCGCCGCAATCGGCTTGCGCTGGTGGCGCTGGCTTATGTGTTGGTGCTGTTGGTCATCGCGGTCTTGGCGCCGGTGATTGTTGGCACCAAGCCGATCGTCACTCGCTATAAAGGCGACATCCACTTCCCCTTCCTCGGTTACTACAACCGGGGCTGGGAATCGACGATCTTCCGCGACGATCGGGTGCTGAACCGCTACCCGATCAAGCTCCAGGACAACGACCCCGAGAGCTGGGCCGTCTGGCCGCTGGTCTATCAGGACCCTTACCGGCGTGTGCGGACACAGGACTTCGCCGAGCGCGAACGCGACGAGTCGGGCGAACGTGTCTGGCGCTACGCGGAGGGCTGGGAGGACTACGAGGAGAACCCGTCCGGCGCCGACGGCAAGCCGAGTCGGCAGAACTGGTTCGGCGTCAATCAGCAAGGCTTTGACGTCTTTGCCCAGATGGTCCACGGGACACAGACCGCGCTGAGCGTCGGCTTCATCGCGATGGGGATCGCCGCGGCGATCGGCATCACCGTCGGCAGCCTGGCGGGCTACTTCGGCGGTTGGGTCGACATCGCGCTCAGCCGCGTCATCGAGTTGGTGATGTGTATCCCGGCGCTGGTGCTGATCCTGGCGCTGGTGGCGTTGCTCAACAAAGTGAGCAACTTCCACTTGATGGTCGTCATCGGGATCACCAGTTGGACGGGCATCGCGCGGCTGGCGCGGGGCGAGGTGATGAAGATCAAGCAACTCGAGTACGTCACCGCCGCGCGGGCGCTGGGCGTCCCCTGGCCGCGGATCGTGCTGCGGCACGTGCTGCGCAACGCCCTGGCGCCGGTGCTGGTGCCGATCACCTTCGGCATCGCGTCGGCGATCCTGATCGAAGCGGGACTAAGCTACCTCGGCTTCGGCGCGTCGCCCCCCAACCCGAGCTGGGGCACGCTCCTGCAATCGGGCCGCAAGGCGATCCAGGAGATGTGGTGGCTGATCGTCTTCCCCGGCGTCGCGATCTTCCTCACCGTGCTAGCCTACAACCTAATCGGCGAAGGCCTCCAAGAAGCGACCGACCCGCGCTTGTCCGAAGCCGATTAG
- a CDS encoding ABC transporter permease — protein MVNYLLRRLGIGLLTLWMVTFVVYALVRHMPGTPLTVDQGNMHVGRQMSPEAIEQLKKVYGIDQPWYLGYWRWLGNVLQGDFGRSIPKNNKPVLKLITERAPATLLLSVTSLVLAYALSIPLGVWSASADGTVAERSVSTLLYALYSLPSFVAALYLQLLFYVRLGWLPLYGMTSDGFVSMTTAEKAWDILLHSVMPIACFTYGSLAYYSRFVRANLQEVVRQDYIRTARAKGAGPKRVLWRHAFPNTLIPLVTLLGLTLPSLLSGAVILEQIFVWPGMGRLFFESISQRDYDTLMGLTLMFSVLVLVGQLLADILYAVVDPRVTYS, from the coding sequence ATGGTGAACTACCTGCTCCGCCGGCTGGGCATCGGCTTGTTGACGCTGTGGATGGTGACGTTCGTCGTCTACGCGTTGGTGCGGCACATGCCCGGAACGCCTCTGACGGTGGACCAGGGCAACATGCACGTCGGCAGGCAGATGAGCCCCGAGGCGATCGAGCAGCTCAAGAAGGTCTACGGCATCGACCAGCCGTGGTACCTCGGTTACTGGCGTTGGCTGGGGAACGTGCTGCAAGGGGACTTCGGCCGCAGCATCCCGAAAAACAACAAGCCGGTGCTGAAGCTGATCACCGAGCGGGCGCCGGCGACGCTGCTATTGTCGGTGACCTCGCTTGTGCTCGCCTACGCGCTGTCGATTCCGCTGGGCGTGTGGTCCGCCTCGGCCGACGGCACCGTGGCGGAGCGGTCCGTAAGCACGCTGCTTTATGCGCTGTACTCGCTGCCGTCGTTTGTGGCGGCGTTGTACCTGCAGCTGTTGTTCTACGTGCGGCTGGGCTGGCTGCCGCTCTACGGGATGACGTCAGACGGCTTTGTTTCGATGACGACGGCGGAGAAGGCCTGGGACATCTTGCTGCACTCGGTGATGCCGATCGCCTGCTTCACCTACGGTTCGCTGGCGTACTACTCGCGGTTCGTCCGGGCCAACCTCCAGGAGGTCGTCCGGCAGGATTACATCCGCACCGCTCGGGCCAAGGGCGCGGGCCCGAAGCGGGTGCTCTGGCGGCACGCCTTCCCGAACACGCTAATCCCGCTGGTGACGCTGCTGGGCCTGACGCTGCCGTCGCTGTTGTCGGGCGCGGTGATCCTCGAGCAGATCTTCGTCTGGCCCGGCATGGGGCGGCTGTTCTTCGAGTCGATCAGCCAACGCGACTACGACACGCTGATGGGGCTGACGCTGATGTTCAGCGTGCTGGTTCTGGTGGGCCAACTGCTCGCCGACATCCTTTACGCGGTGGTCGATCCTCGGGTGACCTATTCGTGA
- a CDS encoding ABC transporter substrate-binding protein, which yields MLAALVTLTLGCGASEQAPSPSGDAPASETSAGGDSESASTGPTGPVVLGDMLEPFDPPPLEKLVSGNEWIDRTVAGGDERLREILAERPEPELSVEEALAIKNDSSEANEKISAALGQLAPEDRSGVDDTATFVRHVGGDLKTINPLLMSSITDFEYQDLTGIGLLTNDIEGRTFAPSEVVESWQSSEDHLYDKFVLRDDLTWSDGEPVTAHDFAFTFKAIMTKDVIVPAVRTGPDELRAVIAYDDQTLVVFHKASLATNDGNMQFYALPKHIYEKTIPDDPMLSRSKEHSRLEDHPVVAGPYELVKRVRGDEFVVRRREAYYLHDGKQVRDKPFLKEVRIKFIEDFNTALLALVQGDIEEMMLRAEQWETQTSDAEFYKRNTKVTQPEWTEFHFTWNVKSPFFSDPKVRWAMTYAVDYTELIETLCYDLYEQSQGNFHPDSWMFPKDAPEPVKQDLDRAQQLLAEAGWEDTDGDGVLDKEIGGRRVPFEFTMLTYQSENGIATATLMKESLDLLGIVCNVKPTEFTVLQQKLLDHEFEASMGGWGSGKDPATNVNIFGTGEGRNYGNYSNPEVDELFEQGKHEFDPEKRAEIYGKIHMKLWEDQPYTWLFYRAGFYAYSKKLRGYNLSPWGPYYYTPGVHSIFAPAQ from the coding sequence ATGCTAGCAGCGCTCGTGACGCTGACGCTTGGATGCGGCGCGAGCGAGCAGGCGCCCTCCCCGAGCGGCGACGCGCCCGCCTCCGAAACGTCGGCCGGCGGCGATAGCGAGTCTGCGTCCACGGGGCCCACAGGCCCCGTGGTGCTCGGCGACATGCTTGAGCCCTTCGACCCGCCGCCGCTCGAGAAACTCGTCAGCGGCAACGAGTGGATCGACCGCACGGTCGCCGGCGGTGACGAGCGGCTGCGCGAGATTCTGGCCGAACGTCCCGAGCCCGAGCTGTCGGTCGAGGAGGCGCTGGCGATCAAGAACGATTCGTCCGAGGCGAACGAGAAGATTAGCGCCGCGCTGGGCCAACTCGCGCCGGAGGACCGGTCGGGCGTCGACGACACGGCGACGTTCGTGCGGCACGTCGGCGGCGACCTGAAGACGATCAACCCGCTCCTGATGTCGAGCATCACGGACTTCGAGTACCAGGACCTGACGGGGATCGGTCTGCTTACCAACGACATCGAGGGCCGCACCTTCGCGCCGAGCGAGGTGGTCGAGAGTTGGCAGTCGAGCGAGGACCACCTCTACGACAAGTTCGTCCTCCGCGACGACCTCACCTGGTCGGACGGCGAGCCGGTGACCGCGCACGACTTCGCGTTCACCTTCAAGGCGATCATGACCAAGGACGTGATCGTCCCCGCGGTGCGCACCGGTCCCGATGAGTTACGCGCGGTGATCGCCTACGACGACCAGACCCTGGTGGTGTTCCACAAGGCGAGCCTGGCGACGAACGACGGCAACATGCAGTTCTACGCGCTGCCCAAGCACATCTACGAGAAGACGATCCCCGATGACCCGATGTTGTCCCGCAGCAAGGAGCACTCGCGGCTGGAGGACCACCCGGTCGTCGCCGGCCCGTACGAGCTGGTGAAGCGGGTCCGCGGCGACGAGTTCGTGGTGCGCCGCCGCGAGGCTTACTACCTGCACGACGGCAAGCAGGTCCGTGACAAGCCGTTCCTGAAGGAGGTCCGCATCAAGTTCATCGAGGACTTCAACACGGCGCTGCTGGCCCTCGTGCAGGGCGACATCGAAGAGATGATGCTGCGCGCCGAACAGTGGGAAACCCAGACCTCCGACGCCGAGTTCTACAAGCGGAACACGAAGGTGACGCAGCCGGAGTGGACCGAGTTCCACTTCACCTGGAACGTGAAGTCGCCCTTCTTCAGCGACCCGAAGGTCCGCTGGGCGATGACCTACGCGGTCGATTACACCGAGCTCATCGAAACGCTCTGTTACGACCTCTACGAACAGTCGCAAGGGAACTTCCACCCCGACTCGTGGATGTTCCCCAAGGACGCTCCGGAGCCGGTGAAGCAGGACCTCGACCGCGCGCAGCAGCTGCTCGCCGAGGCCGGCTGGGAGGACACCGATGGCGACGGCGTTCTCGACAAAGAGATCGGCGGCCGGCGCGTGCCGTTCGAGTTCACGATGCTCACCTACCAGTCGGAGAACGGCATCGCGACCGCGACGCTGATGAAGGAGTCGCTCGACCTGCTGGGGATCGTCTGCAACGTCAAACCGACGGAGTTCACCGTCTTGCAACAGAAGCTGCTGGACCACGAGTTCGAGGCGTCGATGGGCGGCTGGGGCAGCGGCAAGGACCCCGCGACCAACGTCAACATCTTTGGAACCGGCGAGGGCCGCAACTACGGCAATTACTCCAACCCGGAAGTCGACGAGCTCTTCGAGCAGGGGAAGCACGAGTTCGACCCCGAAAAGCGCGCGGAGATCTACGGCAAGATCCACATGAAGTTGTGGGAGGACCAGCCCTACACGTGGCTGTTCTACCGGGCGGGCTTTTACGCCTACAGCAAGAAGCTGCGCGGCTACAACCTGAGCCCGTGGGGGCCGTACTATTACACGCCCGGCGTGCACAGCATCTTCGCCCCGGCCCAGTGA
- a CDS encoding flagellar basal body-associated FliL family protein, whose protein sequence is MTRLRSSVRLAIVALTLGVPSVGCFNSEKLVERVRNNAIRTRIDEVKLGQYRVTLPRNPQTGEMAEVDVKVYGETLRYKINEIEDELKSRAPEIEDRTLQVLRETSREELADPNLVTLRERLLTSMNEVLTGAPLKSIGFYQVRFVRH, encoded by the coding sequence ATGACCCGTCTTCGCTCGTCCGTCCGCCTTGCGATCGTCGCCCTCACTCTCGGGGTTCCCTCGGTCGGCTGCTTCAACAGCGAGAAGCTCGTCGAGCGCGTCCGTAACAACGCCATCCGCACCCGCATCGACGAAGTGAAGCTTGGCCAGTACCGCGTCACCCTGCCGCGGAACCCGCAGACGGGCGAGATGGCCGAGGTCGACGTCAAAGTCTACGGCGAGACGCTGCGCTACAAGATCAACGAGATCGAAGACGAACTAAAGTCTCGGGCGCCGGAGATCGAGGACCGCACGCTGCAGGTCCTCCGAGAGACCAGCCGCGAAGAACTCGCCGACCCAAATCTCGTCACCCTGCGTGAACGGCTCTTGACGTCGATGAACGAGGTTCTGACCGGCGCGCCGCTGAAGTCGATTGGTTTCTATCAGGTGCGTTTCGTGCGCCACTGA